One part of the Streptomyces ferrugineus genome encodes these proteins:
- a CDS encoding cytochrome P450: protein MTSSPTVHDASPVPDVFDPRQYATGVPHDAYRVLRDHHPVARQDEHEVLGWPAGPGFWAVTRHADVVRVLKDSATYSSHIGATQIRDPDPDDLPFIRRMMLNQDPPGHGRLRRLVSRAFTPGRVDRFAGLAQARAHTLLAHALDAARAQDGTVDLVTAVTDDYALLNLADLLGVPEADRGLLLHWTQRVIGYQDPDESGPQVRDAEGRPVNPRSPAMLRDMFDYARQLAAHKRRYPADDVMTTLAHDAELAGPELEMFFFLLTVAGNDTVRSAAPGGLLALAEHPEAYACLREGRVQLDSAVDELLRWHPPVLTFRRTAAEDTELAGRRIRAGDKVVVFHASANRDERVFTAPDRLDLSRSPNPHVSFGDGPHVCLGAHFARLQLRVLYRETLRMLPALRAAGPPKRLVSNFINGLKSLPMRIT from the coding sequence ATGACCTCCTCCCCCACCGTTCACGACGCTTCCCCCGTCCCCGATGTCTTCGACCCCCGGCAGTACGCCACCGGCGTGCCCCACGACGCCTACCGCGTCCTGCGCGATCACCATCCCGTGGCCCGGCAGGACGAGCACGAGGTGCTGGGCTGGCCGGCCGGGCCGGGATTCTGGGCGGTGACCCGGCACGCGGACGTCGTGCGGGTGCTCAAGGACTCGGCGACGTACTCCTCGCACATCGGCGCGACCCAGATCCGCGACCCCGACCCGGACGATCTGCCGTTCATCCGCCGCATGATGCTCAATCAGGACCCGCCGGGGCACGGTCGGTTGCGGCGACTGGTCAGCCGGGCCTTCACTCCCGGACGCGTCGACCGTTTCGCCGGGCTCGCGCAGGCGCGGGCGCATACGCTCCTCGCGCACGCCCTGGACGCGGCCCGCGCGCAGGACGGCACCGTGGACCTGGTCACCGCCGTGACCGACGACTACGCCCTGCTCAACCTCGCCGACCTGCTCGGCGTGCCGGAGGCCGACCGCGGGCTGCTGCTGCACTGGACGCAGCGGGTCATCGGCTACCAGGACCCCGACGAGTCCGGTCCCCAGGTGCGGGACGCGGAGGGCCGGCCGGTCAATCCGCGCTCGCCCGCGATGCTGCGGGACATGTTCGACTACGCCCGCCAACTGGCCGCCCACAAGCGGCGCTACCCGGCCGACGACGTGATGACCACTCTCGCCCACGACGCCGAACTCGCCGGCCCGGAGCTGGAGATGTTCTTCTTCCTGCTCACCGTCGCGGGCAACGACACCGTCCGCAGCGCGGCGCCGGGCGGGCTGCTGGCGCTGGCCGAGCACCCGGAGGCGTACGCGTGCCTGCGCGAAGGCCGCGTCCAACTCGACTCCGCCGTCGATGAGTTGCTGCGCTGGCATCCTCCCGTCCTCACCTTCCGCCGCACCGCCGCCGAGGACACGGAGCTGGCCGGGCGGCGTATCCGCGCGGGTGACAAGGTCGTCGTCTTCCACGCCTCCGCCAACCGCGACGAACGCGTCTTCACCGCCCCGGACCGGCTGGACCTGTCCCGCTCGCCCAATCCGCATGTGTCCTTCGGCGACGGCCCGCACGTCTGTCTGGGCGCGCACTTCGCTCGGTTGCAGTTGCGGGTGCTCTACCGGGAGACCTTGCGGATGCTGCCGGCCCTGCGCGCGGCGGGGCCGCCCAAGCGGCTGGTGTCGAACTTCATCAACGGGCTCAAGTCGCTGCCGATGCGGATCACTTGA
- a CDS encoding damage-control phosphatase ARMT1 family protein, whose translation MPERSDTPPAPVLLGNEPGSFPHSVLAERHPAIIRQVREAFPYDPDRHRALDALLASCTEGVIEPLPADAHDRDRWTAWGAEKYTGRSWFDVPWLWSESYFYRQLLQAVGYFTPGPWQGIDPFRPSKLAELDAQETDEELSALDALTDRPVPEQDRALLHGSLWGNRADLGFRLSAAHDETSSDTPPLVADDSETLWSLLPPTGSATLCLIADNAGRELVPDLLLIAHLLTQGRIARAVLHIKPYPYYVSDATHADVLDALRRLTTAPGAAARYGHTLWSAMTDGRLTVRAHPFAAAPLPYAAMPADLRAEPAAATLTIVKGDLNYRRLVGDRLWPATTPFTEVTTHFPGPVAALRTLKSDVITGLDAGTEAALVAAEDQKWRTGGTHALIQVRR comes from the coding sequence ATGCCCGAGAGGTCCGACACCCCGCCCGCGCCCGTGCTCCTCGGGAACGAACCCGGCTCGTTCCCGCACAGCGTGCTCGCCGAACGGCATCCCGCGATCATCCGACAGGTGCGGGAGGCCTTCCCGTACGACCCCGACCGGCACCGCGCCCTGGACGCGCTCCTCGCGAGCTGCACCGAGGGCGTGATCGAGCCGCTCCCCGCCGACGCGCACGACCGGGACCGCTGGACGGCGTGGGGCGCCGAGAAGTACACCGGCCGCTCCTGGTTCGACGTACCGTGGCTGTGGTCGGAGAGCTACTTCTACCGCCAACTCCTCCAAGCCGTCGGCTACTTCACCCCGGGCCCCTGGCAGGGCATCGACCCCTTCCGCCCCTCCAAGCTGGCCGAACTCGACGCCCAGGAGACGGACGAGGAGCTGTCCGCCCTCGACGCCCTCACCGACCGGCCCGTCCCCGAGCAGGACCGGGCGCTGCTGCACGGCTCGCTCTGGGGCAACCGCGCGGACCTCGGCTTCCGGCTGTCCGCCGCACACGACGAGACCTCCTCGGACACCCCGCCCCTGGTGGCCGACGACAGCGAGACCCTCTGGTCCCTGCTCCCGCCCACCGGCTCGGCCACCCTGTGCCTGATCGCCGACAACGCGGGCCGCGAACTCGTCCCCGACCTGCTCCTCATCGCCCACCTCCTCACCCAGGGGCGCATCGCACGGGCCGTCCTGCACATCAAGCCGTATCCGTACTACGTCTCCGACGCCACCCACGCCGACGTCCTCGACGCCCTGCGCAGGCTGACGACGGCACCGGGCGCCGCCGCGAGGTACGGTCACACGCTCTGGTCGGCGATGACGGACGGCCGCCTCACCGTCCGCGCGCACCCCTTCGCCGCCGCCCCGCTGCCGTACGCGGCCATGCCCGCCGACCTCCGCGCGGAGCCGGCCGCCGCCACCCTGACCATCGTCAAGGGCGATCTCAACTACCGCCGCCTCGTCGGAGACCGACTCTGGCCGGCGACCACGCCGTTCACCGAAGTCACCACGCACTTCCCCGGCCCGGTCGCCGCCCTGCGCACCCTGAAGTCCGACGTGATCACCGGCCTGGACGCCGGCACGGAGGCGGCGCTGGTGGCGGCGGAGGACCAGAAGTGGCGGACCGGCGGGACGCATGCGCTGATCCAGGTGCGCAGGTGA
- a CDS encoding ScbR family autoregulator-binding transcription factor: protein MARQLRAEQTRTTILTAAAELFDRHGYESTSLSDIVEHAQVTKGALYFHFAAKEDLAQAIMELQSRASRQVASEMDARGHTALETLIRTTFGITRLAVEGPVTRAGLRLATGGVVIRPPLRHPFTELLDISTRKLHGAAKESDIHPDVDADAAAHALVCFFVGTRVVGRSLEPVARQPRRVAEMWHLMIRGLVPVPRRARYLALATQLEREIKAA from the coding sequence ATGGCGAGGCAGTTACGCGCGGAACAGACCCGCACCACGATCCTCACGGCCGCAGCCGAGCTGTTCGACCGTCACGGCTATGAATCGACCAGCCTCAGCGACATCGTCGAGCACGCACAGGTCACCAAGGGGGCGCTGTACTTCCACTTCGCCGCGAAGGAGGACCTGGCGCAGGCGATCATGGAACTGCAGTCCAGAGCCTCCCGGCAGGTGGCGAGCGAGATGGACGCACGGGGCCACACCGCACTGGAGACGCTGATACGCACGACGTTCGGCATCACCCGCCTCGCCGTCGAGGGCCCGGTCACCCGGGCCGGCCTGCGCCTGGCCACCGGGGGAGTGGTGATACGACCGCCCCTGCGGCACCCCTTCACCGAGCTGCTGGACATCTCCACCCGCAAACTCCACGGCGCCGCCAAGGAGTCCGACATCCACCCGGACGTCGACGCCGACGCCGCGGCCCACGCCCTCGTCTGCTTCTTCGTCGGCACCCGGGTCGTCGGCCGCTCCCTCGAACCCGTCGCCCGCCAGCCCCGCAGGGTCGCCGAGATGTGGCACCTCATGATCCGCGGCCTGGTCCCCGTGCCCCGCCGGGCCCGCTATCTCGCGCTCGCGACACAGCTGGAGCGGGAGATCAAGGCCGCATGA
- a CDS encoding ScbA/BarX family gamma-butyrolactone biosynthesis protein: MSDPRRLATAPLADTPETPYGLTATVPRQLVHRASLAETFLTGVTSVDTDRFTVFAEWPRAHQLHVSPDRSAYEPLLVAETVRQAGALLAHTAYEVPLGHQFVLRELRFTTRPELLAVGTAPAEPVLRITVTDIDHRGGRPAGFRYETDVWLDGERVATAHLGVTWTSAAVYRRLRGGRTAATVSPGPVPLGLPPAAVDRALPADVVLAPAGPLERWQLRVDTAHAVFFDHPLDHVPGMLLLEAARQATRVQRGSGGRTPASFHAVFHRYAELDLPTWIEAADKADANADDRYDVQVVGRQGESTVFECEVGTVAR; this comes from the coding sequence ATGTCTGATCCGCGCCGGCTCGCCACCGCTCCGCTCGCCGACACCCCCGAGACGCCGTACGGCCTGACGGCCACCGTACCGCGCCAGCTGGTTCACCGGGCCTCGCTGGCGGAAACGTTTCTCACTGGTGTCACCAGCGTCGACACCGACCGGTTCACCGTCTTCGCCGAGTGGCCGCGCGCTCATCAGTTACACGTGTCGCCGGACCGGTCGGCGTACGAACCCCTGCTCGTCGCGGAAACCGTCCGTCAGGCCGGAGCGCTTCTCGCGCACACCGCCTACGAAGTCCCGCTGGGCCATCAGTTCGTGCTCAGGGAGCTGCGGTTCACCACCCGCCCCGAACTGCTGGCCGTCGGCACGGCCCCCGCTGAACCGGTGCTGCGGATCACCGTCACCGACATCGACCACCGAGGCGGCCGCCCGGCCGGATTCCGCTACGAGACCGACGTATGGCTCGACGGCGAGCGCGTCGCGACCGCGCACCTGGGTGTGACCTGGACGAGCGCGGCTGTCTACCGCCGGCTGCGGGGTGGCCGCACCGCAGCCACCGTGTCCCCGGGGCCGGTTCCGCTCGGCCTGCCGCCCGCCGCCGTGGACCGCGCCCTGCCCGCGGACGTCGTCCTGGCCCCGGCCGGGCCCCTCGAACGCTGGCAGCTCCGAGTCGATACCGCGCATGCTGTTTTCTTCGACCATCCGCTGGACCATGTGCCCGGGATGCTCCTGCTGGAGGCCGCCCGTCAGGCGACACGCGTCCAGCGGGGGAGCGGCGGGCGAACTCCCGCCTCCTTCCACGCCGTCTTCCACCGCTACGCCGAACTCGACCTGCCCACCTGGATAGAGGCGGCCGACAAGGCGGACGCGAACGCCGACGACCGGTATGACGTACAAGTCGTGGGACGGCAGGGGGAGTCGACGGTGTTCGAGTGCGAGGTGGGCACTGTGGCCCGGTGA
- a CDS encoding ScbR family autoregulator-binding transcription factor, producing MARQERAIRTRRLILEAAGAVFDEHGYTATTISMVLERADVTKGALYFHFSSKESLAQAVLDEQLSLGAVPPQPCKLQEIVDVTFVFGQRLLSNSLLKGSVRLAVDQCAPPGVDHSGPFRQWADHLVVVLEQARAQGELLPTVEPRQTVELLVGAFAGIQLMSRALTDRDDLAERISVLWGHILPSIAVPGLLTAIDRGPDRGLRVLATIDEADAERAELDLSRR from the coding sequence ATGGCGAGGCAGGAGCGCGCCATCAGAACGCGGAGGCTGATCCTGGAGGCCGCGGGCGCGGTCTTCGACGAGCACGGTTACACCGCGACGACCATCTCGATGGTCCTGGAGCGGGCCGATGTGACCAAGGGCGCCCTGTATTTCCACTTCTCCTCGAAGGAATCCCTCGCCCAGGCCGTGCTGGACGAGCAACTCTCCCTGGGAGCCGTGCCGCCGCAGCCGTGCAAGCTGCAGGAGATCGTCGACGTCACCTTCGTGTTCGGGCAGCGGCTGCTGAGCAACTCGCTGCTCAAGGGCAGCGTGCGGCTGGCGGTGGACCAGTGCGCGCCGCCCGGCGTCGACCACTCCGGCCCGTTCCGGCAGTGGGCGGACCATCTGGTCGTCGTTCTCGAACAGGCCCGTGCGCAGGGCGAGTTGCTGCCCACCGTGGAGCCGAGGCAGACGGTGGAGCTGCTGGTCGGCGCCTTCGCCGGCATTCAGCTGATGTCCCGGGCGCTGACCGACCGGGACGATCTGGCGGAGCGGATCTCGGTTCTGTGGGGTCACATCCTGCCGAGCATCGCGGTGCCGGGACTGCTCACCGCCATCGACCGCGGTCCCGACCGGGGGCTGCGCGTGCTGGCCACCATCGACGAGGCGGACGCGGAGCGGGCGGAGCTGGACCTGTCCCGTCGCTGA
- a CDS encoding S8 family peptidase — protein sequence MRISTSLRRNLISVAAVSAALFTAATTSVAVAQDAPTQEAAVPTAQTEAAPGTPAERLIVGYKSGAAEARSNKAAEADAAAKGEKAGENVDFQRRLGSGAALVDLGAKLTKADVADVVAEYQADPQVAYVVPDRLNKPLATPNDTEYSKQWDLFESTAGMNVPAAWDVATGSGVTVAVIDTGYVTHSDLGANIVAGYDFISDAAVAVDGGGRDSNPADPGDWYAAGECGQATGQGSSWHGTHVAGTIAAVTDNSKGVAGIAHGAKVSPVRVLGKCGGYDSDIIDAITWASGGTVSGVPANTNVAKVINMSLGGGGSCTSATQSAINAAVNRGTTVVVAAGNSNANAANYSPAGCNNVISVAATDRQGNRSYYSNFGSVVDIAAPGGETNSVTANGILSTLNSGTQGPSGENYKHYQGTSMAAPHIAGLAALMKSANSSLTPAQIESAIKTNSRTLSGSCSGGCGAGLADAAKTVQAVSGSGGSTGGTTFTSTSAVSIPDNGSAIESPIAVSGRGGNAPSALQVGVDITHTWRGDLVIDLVAPDGSTYRLKSASSSDSADDVSATYTVNASGEVANGTWKLRVQDVAAQDTGRLNSWKLTF from the coding sequence TTGCGTATCTCCACATCCCTCAGACGGAACCTGATATCCGTCGCCGCGGTCTCCGCCGCGCTCTTCACGGCCGCCACCACCTCGGTCGCCGTGGCCCAGGACGCCCCCACCCAGGAGGCCGCCGTCCCGACGGCGCAGACCGAGGCCGCCCCCGGCACCCCGGCCGAGCGCCTCATCGTCGGCTACAAGTCCGGCGCCGCCGAGGCCAGGTCGAACAAGGCCGCCGAGGCCGACGCCGCCGCCAAGGGCGAGAAGGCCGGCGAGAACGTCGACTTCCAGCGCCGCCTCGGCTCCGGCGCCGCCCTCGTCGACCTGGGCGCGAAGCTCACCAAGGCGGACGTCGCCGACGTCGTCGCCGAGTACCAGGCCGACCCGCAGGTCGCCTACGTCGTGCCGGACCGGCTGAACAAGCCGCTGGCCACGCCCAACGACACCGAGTACAGCAAGCAGTGGGACCTGTTCGAGTCCACCGCCGGCATGAACGTGCCCGCGGCCTGGGACGTCGCCACCGGCAGCGGCGTGACCGTCGCCGTCATCGACACCGGCTACGTCACCCACTCCGACCTCGGTGCCAACATCGTCGCGGGCTACGACTTCATCTCCGACGCGGCGGTCGCCGTCGACGGAGGCGGCCGTGACAGCAACCCGGCCGACCCGGGCGACTGGTACGCCGCGGGCGAGTGCGGCCAGGCCACGGGGCAGGGCTCCTCCTGGCACGGCACCCACGTCGCCGGCACCATCGCCGCCGTCACCGACAACAGCAAGGGCGTCGCGGGCATCGCGCACGGCGCGAAGGTCTCCCCGGTGCGCGTGCTCGGCAAGTGCGGCGGCTACGACTCCGACATCATCGACGCCATCACCTGGGCGTCCGGCGGCACGGTCTCCGGTGTCCCGGCCAACACCAACGTCGCCAAGGTCATCAACATGAGCCTCGGCGGTGGCGGCTCCTGCACCAGCGCCACCCAGAGCGCGATCAACGCCGCCGTCAACCGCGGCACCACGGTCGTCGTCGCGGCGGGCAACAGCAACGCCAACGCGGCCAACTACTCGCCGGCCGGCTGCAACAACGTGATCAGCGTGGCGGCCACCGACCGCCAGGGGAACCGCTCCTACTACTCCAACTTCGGCTCGGTCGTCGACATCGCCGCTCCGGGCGGGGAGACGAACTCCGTCACGGCCAACGGCATCCTGTCCACGCTGAACAGCGGCACCCAGGGCCCGTCGGGCGAGAACTACAAGCACTACCAGGGCACCAGCATGGCCGCCCCGCACATCGCGGGCCTCGCCGCGCTGATGAAGTCGGCGAACTCCTCGCTGACCCCGGCCCAGATCGAGTCCGCGATCAAGACCAACTCGCGTACTCTCTCCGGCTCCTGCTCGGGCGGCTGTGGCGCGGGCCTGGCGGACGCGGCCAAGACGGTGCAGGCGGTGAGCGGCTCGGGCGGCTCCACGGGGGGCACCACCTTCACCAGCACCTCCGCGGTCTCCATCCCGGACAACGGCTCCGCGATCGAGTCCCCGATCGCCGTCAGCGGCCGCGGCGGCAACGCCCCCTCGGCCCTCCAGGTCGGCGTGGACATCACCCACACCTGGCGCGGTGACCTGGTCATCGACCTCGTCGCTCCGGACGGTTCGACGTACCGTCTGAAGTCCGCCAGCTCCTCGGACTCCGCGGACGACGTCAGCGCCACCTACACGGTGAACGCCTCCGGCGAGGTCGCCAACGGCACCTGGAAGCTGCGTGTCCAGGACGTCGCGGCCCAGGACACGGGTCGGCTCAACAGCTGGAAGCTGACCTTCTGA
- a CDS encoding lytic polysaccharide monooxygenase auxiliary activity family 9 protein → MPWKRSHRFALAAAAVTPLLLTVGTAGPAHAHGAPTDPTSRVYACSPEGGGASGSAACRAAVASNGAPFTAWDNLRIAQVNGRDRQVVPDGKLCSGGLPAYRGLDLARADWPSTRLTPGAPLTMRYVSTIPHTGTFRLYLTKPGYDPTKPLTWSDLPEKPFAAVTDPALTDGAYRIRAKLPSDRSGRHVLFTIWQNSSTPDTYYSCSDVVFPAGTSAGNAGGGSAASPTADRDGDRTAAAPSPTTEPRASERRTADASPPAATPAGAGTPRAQGDSTPVASTGAADTGPSTPLLAGGAAAVLVLTGGAALALRLRRR, encoded by the coding sequence ATGCCCTGGAAGAGATCGCATCGCTTCGCCCTGGCGGCCGCCGCCGTCACGCCGTTGCTGCTCACGGTGGGGACGGCGGGTCCGGCGCATGCGCACGGAGCGCCGACGGATCCGACGAGCAGGGTGTACGCGTGCTCCCCCGAGGGCGGCGGCGCTTCGGGGTCGGCGGCGTGCCGGGCCGCCGTCGCGTCGAACGGTGCGCCCTTCACGGCCTGGGACAATCTGCGGATCGCGCAGGTGAACGGCCGGGACCGGCAGGTCGTCCCCGACGGGAAGCTGTGCAGCGGCGGGCTGCCCGCCTACCGGGGCCTCGATCTCGCCCGCGCCGACTGGCCGTCGACCCGGCTGACCCCGGGTGCCCCCCTGACCATGCGGTACGTCTCGACGATCCCGCACACCGGCACCTTCCGGCTCTATCTCACCAAGCCCGGCTACGACCCGACGAAGCCGCTGACCTGGTCCGACCTTCCCGAGAAGCCGTTCGCCGCGGTGACGGACCCGGCGCTGACGGACGGGGCGTACCGGATCCGGGCGAAGCTGCCGTCGGATCGTTCCGGGCGGCATGTGCTGTTCACGATCTGGCAGAACAGCAGCACGCCGGACACGTACTACTCGTGCTCGGACGTGGTGTTCCCGGCAGGCACGAGCGCCGGGAACGCAGGCGGCGGGAGCGCGGCGTCGCCCACCGCGGATCGCGACGGCGACCGTACGGCCGCCGCTCCTTCGCCGACGACCGAGCCGCGCGCGAGCGAGCGGCGCACGGCCGACGCCTCACCCCCGGCCGCCACGCCCGCCGGCGCCGGGACCCCGCGCGCCCAGGGCGACAGCACCCCGGTGGCATCCACCGGGGCCGCGGACACCGGGCCGTCGACGCCGCTGCTGGCGGGCGGCGCCGCCGCGGTGCTGGTGCTCACCGGGGGCGCCGCCCTGGCGCTGCGGTTGCGCCGGAGGTGA
- a CDS encoding Tat pathway signal sequence domain protein, producing MRTRTLLTLAGTVAALTLPLAGPASAADGTVLTTGSVGGTAVAAGEVLTAPLASGTAATFYSSATGTSGISCTSSQFTATVTDNPGAPGTATESVSAHTFDAASCTTNVLGVLGVTSITVNNLPYSAAVASDGTVTVTPAEGSTIQTTVVLRTLLGSINCVYQAPSLSGTASNDDNTINFSSAQFTKVSGSGLCFANGYFTAKYAPVTSGGETVYVN from the coding sequence ATGCGCACTCGCACCCTCCTCACCCTCGCCGGCACCGTCGCCGCCCTCACCCTCCCCCTGGCCGGCCCCGCGTCCGCGGCCGACGGCACCGTCCTCACCACCGGCTCCGTCGGCGGTACGGCCGTCGCGGCCGGCGAGGTCCTCACCGCGCCGCTGGCGAGCGGCACCGCCGCCACCTTCTACTCCAGCGCGACCGGGACGAGCGGTATCTCCTGCACGTCGTCGCAGTTCACGGCCACCGTGACGGACAACCCCGGCGCGCCCGGGACCGCGACGGAGTCGGTCTCCGCGCACACCTTCGACGCCGCGAGCTGCACCACCAACGTGCTCGGCGTGCTCGGCGTCACCAGCATCACGGTCAACAACCTGCCCTACAGCGCGGCGGTGGCCTCCGACGGCACCGTCACCGTCACCCCGGCCGAGGGCTCCACCATCCAGACCACGGTGGTCCTGCGGACCCTGCTGGGCAGCATCAACTGCGTCTACCAGGCGCCCAGCCTGTCCGGCACGGCGAGCAACGACGACAACACCATCAACTTCAGCAGCGCACAGTTCACCAAGGTCTCCGGCTCGGGCCTCTGCTTCGCCAACGGCTACTTCACCGCGAAGTACGCCCCGGTGACCAGCGGCGGCGAGACGGTCTACGTCAACTGA
- a CDS encoding DUF6230 family protein, which yields MALSENPESGSASEVSETPEVPARRGRVRARRAAVMAVPATLVAATLAVLTAEGALGVQFAISGMPFTVTASELKGEGFEQYGGLDHMAPGSPNEGDTGGQVLVVTSVIKKATLTKLCQSVDLGGTNLLITAGGGEKKVSATDLTTDSTELSGDAAFRNIEIGNDASTLTKAGDNAPKGPIGVFSQQSDTVRIANLRQTNYATTAAVFKLPGLKLRFSSSGCP from the coding sequence ATGGCCTTGTCCGAGAACCCGGAAAGCGGTTCCGCGTCCGAAGTGTCCGAAACCCCCGAAGTCCCCGCCAGACGCGGGCGGGTCCGGGCGCGCCGCGCCGCCGTGATGGCGGTGCCGGCCACCCTGGTCGCCGCCACGCTCGCGGTCCTCACCGCCGAGGGCGCGCTGGGCGTTCAGTTCGCCATCTCCGGCATGCCCTTCACGGTCACCGCGAGCGAGCTCAAAGGCGAGGGCTTCGAGCAGTACGGCGGCCTCGACCACATGGCGCCGGGCAGCCCCAACGAGGGCGACACCGGCGGCCAGGTGCTGGTCGTCACCTCCGTGATCAAGAAGGCAACGCTCACGAAGCTGTGTCAGAGCGTCGATCTCGGCGGCACGAACCTGCTCATCACCGCGGGTGGCGGGGAGAAGAAGGTCAGCGCGACCGATCTGACCACCGACTCGACCGAGCTGTCGGGTGACGCGGCGTTCCGCAACATCGAGATCGGCAACGACGCGAGCACCCTGACCAAGGCCGGGGACAACGCGCCCAAGGGACCCATCGGGGTCTTCAGCCAGCAGTCGGACACCGTACGCATCGCCAATCTGCGGCAGACCAACTACGCCACGACGGCCGCGGTGTTCAAGCTTCCCGGTCTGAAGCTCCGCTTCAGCAGCTCGGGTTGCCCGTGA
- a CDS encoding DUF6114 domain-containing protein has product MSGPTGFRSAFRRWRADRPFWGGLLLALGGAWILLTMMASLKVVLHVGMQGVAGYLLPGLMVLLGLLVLFNPAQRLFYSITGVLIALGTWVTSNMGGFFLGLLLGVVGSCLTFGWLPDQEPRRSRRQRRKEAAVAP; this is encoded by the coding sequence GTGAGCGGGCCGACGGGTTTCCGGTCGGCCTTCCGTCGCTGGCGGGCCGACCGGCCGTTCTGGGGCGGGCTGCTGCTCGCCCTGGGCGGGGCATGGATTCTGCTCACCATGATGGCGTCGCTGAAGGTCGTCCTGCACGTCGGCATGCAGGGCGTGGCCGGGTATCTGCTGCCGGGGCTGATGGTGTTGCTGGGTTTGCTGGTGCTGTTCAACCCGGCGCAGCGGCTGTTCTATTCGATCACCGGCGTCCTGATCGCGCTCGGCACCTGGGTCACATCGAATATGGGCGGGTTCTTCCTGGGCCTCTTGCTGGGTGTGGTCGGGAGCTGTCTGACGTTCGGGTGGCTGCCGGATCAGGAGCCCCGGCGCAGCCGACGGCAGCGGAGGAAGGAAGCCGCGGTCGCTCCGTAG
- a CDS encoding substrate-binding domain-containing protein, producing MKTPPPSPVPTRVAALTAAACLLLAGCSAVGGADEASGADAAGGARMKVALITHGGEGDAFWELVRKGAQVAAAKDGVELSYADDNDPAGQAGLVRDAIRQKVDGIAVTLAKPAAMAGPVAEARAAGIPVVGLNSGIDEWKSAGLLEYFGQDESVAGRAVGDKLDDLKAKRALCVIHERGNVALEARCAGVKKAFDGETENLYVDGTDMDAVTATVEARLAQDRGIDEVVTNGAQFALAAVKSADRARSKARIATFDLNPDLVKAVQDGDVQFAVDQQPYLQGYLAVDSLWLYRKNGNTLGGGEAPVLTGPAFVTKANIASVAKYAANGTR from the coding sequence ATGAAGACTCCACCCCCCTCCCCCGTCCCCACCCGTGTCGCGGCCCTGACGGCCGCCGCCTGTCTGCTGCTGGCCGGCTGCTCCGCCGTCGGCGGTGCCGACGAGGCGTCCGGCGCGGACGCGGCGGGCGGCGCACGGATGAAGGTCGCCCTGATCACCCACGGCGGTGAGGGGGACGCCTTCTGGGAGCTGGTGCGCAAGGGGGCGCAGGTGGCGGCCGCCAAGGACGGCGTCGAGCTGAGCTACGCCGATGACAACGACCCGGCGGGCCAGGCCGGGCTGGTGCGGGACGCGATCCGGCAGAAGGTCGACGGCATCGCGGTGACCCTGGCCAAGCCGGCCGCGATGGCGGGTCCCGTCGCCGAGGCCCGGGCGGCCGGCATACCCGTGGTCGGCCTCAACTCAGGTATAGACGAATGGAAGTCCGCGGGCCTGCTGGAGTACTTCGGCCAGGACGAGAGCGTCGCGGGCCGCGCCGTCGGCGACAAGCTGGACGACCTCAAGGCCAAGCGCGCGCTGTGCGTCATCCACGAGCGCGGCAACGTCGCCCTGGAGGCACGCTGCGCCGGCGTGAAGAAGGCGTTCGACGGCGAGACCGAGAACCTGTACGTGGACGGCACCGACATGGACGCGGTGACCGCGACCGTCGAGGCCCGGCTGGCGCAGGACCGGGGCATCGACGAAGTGGTCACCAACGGCGCGCAGTTCGCGCTGGCCGCGGTGAAGTCGGCCGACCGGGCCCGCTCCAAGGCACGCATCGCGACGTTCGATCTCAACCCGGATCTGGTCAAGGCGGTCCAGGACGGCGACGTGCAGTTCGCCGTGGACCAGCAGCCGTACCTCCAGGGATATCTCGCGGTGGACTCGCTGTGGCTGTACCGCAAGAACGGCAACACCCTCGGCGGCGGCGAGGCACCCGTGCTCACCGGCCCCGCGTTCGTCACGAAGGCGAACATCGCCTCGGTCGCGAAGTACGCGGCCAACGGAACCCGCTGA